Proteins co-encoded in one Hyla sarda isolate aHylSar1 chromosome 4, aHylSar1.hap1, whole genome shotgun sequence genomic window:
- the DCAF15 gene encoding DDB1- and CUL4-associated factor 15: MGGDGIGSIGGDGIGAMGGGGVGAMGGDGIGSMGGDGVGAMGGDGITGQLSPRLFRKLPPRLCVSLRNIVDEEFLRKGHVFLGFSKCGRFVLSYTSDVLDDDFSFYSYHLYWWQFQVHSKLRLVRQVRLFQDEEIYSDLYLTVCEWPSDSSKVIVFGFNTSGNGMLMNMMSDENHRDIYISTVSAPPTAPCTDCRESPKGPCLLHSFMLHTKYQVVYPFPTFQPAFQLKKDHVVLLNTSFSLVACAISVHPEGDKESSRILYSKQSRHHTSATCSSSFSPSDPSSSSHSPPSESCSPTPPGTPPAVTRAREFVAGIFRRAREASGLEAEDKGEQPGPSKQSPSQPSDPDSPTWHRPINEGPARSSSHTEEPSYVNYTQLRYVLGEVTETDQESEYEDDKISLPFLVTDLKGQHLKPLNDKASFQGQHLIVEQLTLDFEYVINEVIRHDASWYRQFCSFSDYDIVILEMCPETNQVIMNIGLLLLAFPAPEDAQLRPKTYHTSLKVAWDLHTGVFSTLSVGELTEVKGQTSGSVWSSYRKSCVDTVMKWLVPESSVRYVNRMTNEALHKGCSLKVLADSVRYTWIVL; the protein is encoded by the exons ATGGGTGGCGATGGGATCGGTTCTATTGGTGGCGATGGGATCGGTGCTATGGGTGGCGGTGGGGTCGGTGCTATGGGTGGCGATGGGATCGGTTCTATGGGTGGCGATGGGGTCGGTGCTATGGGTGGCGATGGG ATCACAGGACAACTTTCCCCTCGGTTGTTCCGGAAGCTGCCGCCTCGCCTGTGTGTGTCTCTGCGCAACATTGTGGACGAGGAGTTCCTGCGAAAGGG TCATGTCTTCCTGGGCTTCTCCAAATGTGGCCGCTTTGTATTATCCTACACTAGTGACGTTTTAGATGACGACTTCTCCTTTTATTCCTATCATCTCTATTGGTGGCAGTTCCAAGTGCACAGCAAACTACGCCTG GTGCGGCAAGTCCGGCTTTTCCAGGACGAGGAGATTTACAGCGACTTGTATCTGACCGTGTGCGAGTGGCCAAGCGACAGCTCCAAAGTCATCGTGTTTGGCTTCAA CACATCAGGCAATGGGATGTTAATGAACATGATGAGCGATGAGAACCATAGAGATATCTATATCAGCACTGTGTCCGCACCCCCAACAGCCCCCTGCACAGACTGCAGAGAGTCCCCAAAAG GTCCTTGTCTGCTGCACAGCTTCATGCTTCATACCAAGTACCAGGTGGTTTACCCTTTCCCCACCTTCCAGCCGGCGTTTCAGCTCAAGAAGGACCATGTAGTTCTGCTTAATACCAGTTTCTCCCTGGTGGCCTGTGCGATATCCGTGCACCCTGAAG GTGATAAAGAATCTAGCAGAATTCTGTACAGCAAACAGAGCCGGCACCATACAAGTGCCACCTGCTCCTCCTCATTCAGTCCTAGCGATCCTTCCTCCAGCAGCCATTCTCCCCCTTCCGAATCCTGCTCCCCCACCCCTCCTGGGACTCCCCCAGCCGTCACCCGAGCTCGTGAATTTGTGGCCGGTATATTCAGACGAGCCCGGGAGGCGTCAGGACTGGAGGCTGAAGACAAAGGAGAACAACCCGGACCAAGCAAGCAGAGTCCTTCACAACCCTCGGACCCGGATTCTCCTACTTGGCACCGTCCAATCAACGAAGGGCCCGCGAGGTCCAGCAGCCACACGGAGGAGCCCAGCTACGTCAACTACACGCAGTTACGATACGTCCTGGGAGAAGTGACGGAGACTGACCAAGAGAGCG AATATGAAGATGACAAGATCTCACTGCCTTTCCTGGTCACTGATCTGAAGGGACAACATCTGAAACCATTGAATGACAAGGCGTCTTTCCAG GGCCAACATCTGATTGTGGAGCAGCTCACCCTGGACTTTGAATACGTCATAAATGAAGTCATCCGCCATGACGCCTCCTGGTACCGACAGTTCTGCTCCTTCAGCGACTATGATATAGTTATCCTGGAG ATGTGTCCTGAGACTAACCAGGTGATAATGAACATCGGCCTCCTGCTCCTCGCTTTTCCTGCTCCAGAGGACGCCCAGCTTAG GCCTAAGACTTATCATACAAGTTTAAAAGTAGCTTGGGATCTACATACTGGAGTCTTCAGCACTCTAAGCGTGGGTGAACTTACAGAGGTGAAAGGGCAGACCAG CGGCAGCGTATGGAGCTCGTACCGGAAAAGCTGCGTGGACACTGTCATGAAATGGTTGGTTCCAGAAAGCAGCGTCAGATATGTGAATCGTATGACAAATGAGGCGCTACATAAGG GGTGCTCCCTCAAGGTTTTAGCAGACAGCGTGCGATACACTTGGATTGTGCTGTGA